TTAATTCatcttgagtttttttaaaagtctTAACTTTACTCTTTAGGTTTCAGTCTGAAAGAGAAACCGGAGACAGAAATTTTGCTATTGGATACTACCTAAAGGAAAAAAAGGTTTGTAGGTTTTGCTTTGAACACTGTTCATAACTGATGGATACAAAACTAAAAATTTCATTTTGAGGGATGCTGTGCTCATTTTTAAACTGCTtggtgcattttgtttttttttaaaaaagttcatGGGGTGTTTTATGGAGAGCTGTGTTGGTTTGGGAGATGGCTCACAATCAATAGAATCCTACCGTTTTGGCAGAAAATTACATTGGGATTAGTGTGTCTCAGaggaagaaaatatttgaaaatccaaaaaactaATTTTGGATAACCTTTTCAGTGTTTTCCAGAAGGCAGTGATATGACTGGTGTACTGGATTTCTATTTCCAGGTGAGTAGTTTTATTAACAATTAACTATAAAAACATATTTGACAATATTTAGGGCAGCATAGTGTGCATTCTTTCTGGTTTACACTTGAATTGGTATGTGGTACTAGTGTATTATATagtaaaacatttattttaattttctgttctgtatctgacatttttaaaaaaacagtgaatCCAGGATTACCAACAATATAACTGGATTTGTTAAAGTGAACCAATACATAAAACTAAAAGGTCAAGATCTCCTGATCTGTCTTGTGATGCCACTGGAAAATACAAACTTTACCAGTAGCTTGAGGGTAGGATTAGTCTTGGTTATGATTTTCATCTCTATTGATACATGTTAGTTAGTTGGTAGAATAGTGCAATAACAACTTGGCAGCACCATCCTGGAAGGGAATGGGGATTTTTGGTGTTCTTGGCTGAAGCACTTTTTGCATTTAGTATTCAACCATATTAAGTGCCGTGGGCACttaaatattttgggtcaaagacacttcatcagaactgggagggaGTTACAAGAggtagttttaatttgcagagagagtAACTGGAGATATGGATAGAACAAAAGGAACATCTATGAAAGGGTTGCATTGGAGATGAATCATATAACCATGTGGGTTAATAGGGGCATTTAGAGGGTGATTATGCTGTTTTATGTATGTTTGCGTTGGCAATAACAAGGTGGGACTTGCATTCCCTGTGGTTGTATGAGAAAGTGCTATAAGACTGGGAGTGATTGATGTGGACAGAAGAGTAGACTAACGAGTGACAAAGGGAATGGTTTCTTCAAAATgctggcaggggaggtggggatgtgTTTGATAGTGGAATCTTGTAGcaggtggaaattgtgaaggaggATCCACtgaacacaaaggttggtgggttGGAAGTTGAGGACCAGGGGAGCTCTGTCCTCTATCAAAAAGGAGAGGGAGTATGAGCATAGGTGCACGAAATCAATAAAATGCATTTAAGGGCTCTCTCCACTGTGGTTGAAGAGAAAACATGGTTCAGGGAGAAAGACATTTCGGAGGCATCTGTGGGAAAGTCTCATCAGAGCAAATATAATTGAGTAGAGGAACTAGGAGAACATGCTGGAGGCAATGCAAGTGTAGTTAGGGTGGTCTATATGTTTATAACAACTTTTGTAGCTAGCTTATCCCCTAAGATTGAAACAGGAGGTCCAAAAAGGGAAGACTCAGATGGGCTatatgaaggtgagagcagggtgtaATTTGGCAGCAAAGTAATAAATTAAGTTTTGAATGTGGGAAGCAGTGCCAAGGCTGCTATTGATGTACTGGAAAAAGAGTGTGGGAGTGGGCCCTGAAAGATTGTTGCACAGATCCCACAAAGACAATTGAAGCTTGGACCCATGCCAATGCCATAACTATATCTTTGGATTTGGAGTTGAAGGAAAAAATCTTCAATATTCAGCCAGGTGAATGGATGTGCTGGAAGGGAACTGGTTTGATCTCTGTTCTAGGAAGAAGAGGAGGGACCTTGGACCATCCTGATATGGAATGTAGGTGTAGAAGGATTGTATGTCTATGATAAAGAGAGTCAGTTGGGATCAGGAAATTGGAAGTTGTTGAACTGGCAAAGGACATCTGAAGTGTCATAGTATGCACCTCTTAAGGACCAAGCAAGGAAAATAGTTTCTGTAGTGTCACCACCAGCCTTTGTGTTcagtggatcatccttcacaatttctgtcagctcaacaagattccactcttcccttttcctcctctctccttttTCAGGGACCTTTCCCTTCATGACTCtgtggtctgctcttccattcccACAAACTAGTTCCCGTCTTGtggcactttctcctgcaaccACAGGATGCAGCTCCTGTCCTTTTTATCTcttctttcccaccatccagggacttgtacagtttttccaggtgaagcagtgattcgctTGCACTTCTGatctagagtactgcattcagtgttcgcAATGTGGGCTCTGCAATGGAGAATCTGAATACAGATTATGTTGTTACTTTGCAGTAACTATGTTCAGTCTTCGGAAACAATCCTGAGTTTTCTATTGCCttacattttaattctccatcccactcccattctgacctgtccatctgtggcctcctgctctgTTAAAATGAGGCTCAGTACAAGCTTGAGCAACACCTTGTCTTCCATCTGAGCACAATTTTTAGGTAACTTGCTTCCTTTGTCTGTATCTGAACTAGTCACTTCTCTGCAAGTCATCCATCTATGATATTGgctctgtttttttctctctccattagtgcagcatgacctgctgggcatatTCCACAACCCAGTTATTAGCAACACAACACATAACACAAAGAAGTGTAATCACCTTCAGTGCATCGGACTGGATGGTGCATCCCCATTGCAAACTTGACTTTATCCTATCACGGATATTCCCTTTGTCGTATCCATCCCTCTTGCCATCTATTTTGCAAATTAAAACTGCCttatctttcccagttttgacagtGTCTTTGACATGAAGTGTTAATTGCTTCTGTTTCCACTAATGTTGCCTGACCTcagtacttacagcattttctgtttttatttcagatttccagcatctgtagttttttttaatttttattttttgggATAGGTAgcactgtttttctttatttagGACACTTTGGACATAgtcaccactttctgtgttatAAATGTTCATGATTTTGATGACCATAGTTctaaaatatgctggaaatcttaaataaaatccCCGTGGATTAATATTCCTAACTTGGGTGTCTGTAGATTTAGCAGCCAATGAGTGACCTTTTATTGGCCTGGGGTTGTGCCTAATAACCTGTGCTCTAAGAGCTGGTGTGTTCAGTTGTGGGCTTAGAGCAGTGGAATAATTTGTCCTTGGGACAcagaaaaatgtaaataacatATTAACACAAAAAGTAAGTTTAAACATAAAGTTAAGCAACGTATCTTATTCTAGAATGACTTATCCCCCTGAAGCTCACCTGTCTACCACAAGAATACATGTTTGTCCTGAAGATATATTtgctaactttttttttccttctataAAGCTGTGTTCCATTGAAGTAACTTGTGAATCCGCCAGTGTAATGGCAGCAACATTGGCCAATGGTGGCATTTGTCCAATCACAGGGGAGAGAGTTCTGAGCCCAGAGGCTGTTAGAAATACATTGAGTTTGATGCATTCATGTGGCATGTATGACTTCTCAGGGCAGTTTGCGTTTCATGTAAGTATACTTTTAGTTTTCTCTAGAATTAGTAAAGCATGTCAAATTATAGTTTTGATATGGACAATCTCATTGTAAAATATGACCATGAAAGGAACAAATAATTTGGGATATTTGAAACATGTAATGACATTTGGTTAGGCTAATTGTGAAGAtcatttacagatttttaaaaggtACTTTTACAGAAGCCAACTGTTTTACAACTGTTCTAAACAGGAGTGTTTATGACTAAAATGATTCAACTAGTGAGGATAGGTGAAGAATTTTGAAACTACTTTGTTTTATTGAGAAGCATTCAAAAATAATTGTAATCATTAATTGTGTAGCTGTTACAGCCTCTGGTCATCAAATACTACAGCATTCTAGATGGGTTTCCTTATTGAAGTAGAATCTACCTCTTGAACGATTCATGGCATGGAAAGAAACCAGTTAGTCCTGGTCTGTGATGGCTCCAAGTAGAATCATATAGTGCTTGGAGCCATCACAGACCAGAACCAACTGGCCTGCTCCTCCCATGCAGCCTGAAAATTATTGATTCAAAGGCCTATTCAGTgattctgcttctgccactttATTGGCAGTCAATTATGACTactgagtttaaaacaaaatcctctcTAATAATCCCTTTTgcatgcttcccccccccccccccccaaaaaaaaaatgttacatcTGTGTCTCCACCTTGCGCATTTTGGAGTCAGTAGAGGGAAATTGTTCCCACTATCTAACCTATTCATGGCAGTGTACAAGTCCCTCTGTTTCAGCACAGCCCTTTGGAAATATCCTATGTAGTTTATGTAGCGTCTCTATTCCTTATGCTAAAGTGCATCAACTTATacttttctgtattaaatttcttCTTCCACTGATCTGTAACCAACCAATCTGCTACTTGGAGATTATCAGTATCTTTATTTACTCCTTTTCTGAGCTTTATTATCCACGCATCTGGGGATTTCTATGCTGCCCACCATGCATAAGATTTAGATACTAATGAATTTCCATGAAGCTCActttcctccttccccacccccccacccctttcctgaGTGATGACTATTGCTTGAGTGACAACGCAGTGGCTGCCAAAATGATATTTTTCAACATTTAGCACTTATCAGCCTTGTCAGCAGTATAGATGAGTGACTgaatgaaatacaaacaaaaacaaattcatttttaTCACTTACAGAAGTATTAGAACATTTCTTCCTGAAAGGTGAATGTATTTGGCAAATATTTCTTAGCAATGTGTTTGCAAAAAATTTAAAGTTAGAATTACGTGGTGGCATTACATAGCACGATTGTTGAAAGAAAACTATGATCAAAAAGGCTTTTGATCTCTCATTCAAAGGAGTGATGAGTTTGGGATCCTCTGAGCCTAGCCCTCATAGTTGGAGTAGGTGCTACCAAACAATGATTGGGCAGGAAAGCCAACTTTTGTCACAATCTAAATCAGTATTGTTCAGCACACCTAAATCAGTAAATTTCATGCCCTGTAATGTTGCTTAGTCTTTTGGTGGTTCTGCTTCActaaaacaaagttttatattgAAAACCTTCCTTGCTGGTATCAGTGAAGTATTCTTAGAAATGTTTTATTCTTACAGGTGGGTCTCCCAGCAAAATCTGGAGTTTCTGGTGGTATTTTGCTGGTGGTGCCAAATGTGATGGGCATTATGTGTTGGTCTCCTCCTTTAGACAAACTTGGCAACAGTGTAAGGGGTATTCAGTTTTGTCAGGTAAGTGCAAAGGCAGACTTTGAATGAGTGATGAGATTCGAAATAATTATTGTCTGGAGTGAATATAACGtgaaaaaatagaagcaggagttggtaATTTTGGCCCCTagtgctgctctgcttttcaacaAAATAATGGCTGTTCTTTTACATTTTACTAACACCATATGAACTTCCAGCTCTTTGTACAGTGCTGTGGTATCTCTGTGCACCTACTCGAACACTCAGACAAGCCATCAGTTTAAACTTTGATCAGAAATGTAGCATTTGACAATATTGTGTGTAACCCCTCCCTGAAATTCCCATTTATTCAGACCTTCTTTATGTCCTTCTGTCTAACCTGACTAGTTGTTTTTCATACACGTTTGGATAAAATAGTAGTTAAGACAATAGTGTCCCCTGTCAGGAAAAGAATTAAAGAGCTAATGTTCAGTTCTGCTTCTCCAGTGGAAACTGCTAAATCTGGGCAAGTGAATCCTTAAAATGCCCAGCTGAATTTGCTGGTACTCTGCCTGACATGCAGATGAACtttttctcctgctttctcctcagCTGCAGAGCAGTCTGAGATGAACTGTGCAGCCTTTGTCTTCGTGACAAATGCTTCTGAACCTCCTGACcttggtgggggtgtggtgggaggaTACTGATATAACCAGTGAGTGAAAATACTACTGTGACTGCAGTATTTTACAGGCTTTTAAAGTGTACAACTTCCATGCTGTTAAATAATCAAATTTGCTTTTCCTGAGTATGTTCTTAATTaccaagattttttaaaaaatcaagaatgTGGTTTCTGCAGCAGAATTCATTTAATCTATATCATCTGTTAGAGTAGCTTTAAATAGTTCATCAATGCAAGCAGTTTGTGGATTTGTGATGCAGTtaacaatttcaaaaatatttggaatattaattgattttttttaaattaatgatttTCTCTAATTTTTAGGATCTTGTCTCTCTATTTAACTTCCATAATTATGACAACTTGAGGCACTTCTCAAAAAAGCATGATCCAcggagagaaggtggtgaagtaCGGGTAAGTTtaacttttttgttttaaaagatgaAACTTGCAAGCATTCTTAGAAAATAACAATTGGCATCCACCAAAATCATCTGCATTTTGCTTAGAGATTGGTCATCCATTAGTTGTATGGGATCCAAAAAGTGCTAATTCTGTAGAAATTTCATTATGAAATGATACATGCCTTGTTATTTTCTTTACAACAGCAGAACTGAATAGAACCAAAATCTGGCAAATGGCAAGTTTCACATGATATTGCATAATCTGAATCAggctctgtttttatttattgttttcctCTCTTAGGAGAGGTCTCTGAGGTAAACCACGTGACCACATTGAACTTCCTCTGCTACATCAACAacagcattggtgctgcttcccgcACTTGTGCGGAACTTGTCAATTTCATTAACttcactaccaacttccaccccgcacccaaattcacttggtctatctctgacatctctttccccttgctctctctgtctccatctcgggagacaGAATATCCACATATCaattacaaacccactgactcccacagctaccttgactgcacctcctCTCGCACTGTCACTTgaaaggatgccattcctttttctcagttccCCTGTCtgtgctgcatctgttctcaagatgaggccttacACTCCAGGACGTCTGAGGTTCCCTCCTTTTTCAAAAAACGGGGTCCGTCCATTTTTTCACCTGCCGCTCCCCACCACCGCCACCGGACAGAACAGGGATAGTGTTCTCCTGGTCCTCACCTGTCACCACACCAGTCTACACATCTGGCACATCATTGTTTGCAACTTCTGCTGgctacaatgtgatcccaccaccagccatatcttcctctttctgctttccacagcaaTCATCCTCCATGACtgcctggtccgctcatccctccccagtcACCTTCCCCTATGACTGTAAGAGGTGTAaatctgtccctacaccacctccctcactgcCATCCAGGGCCTTAAACATTGTTTCCGGGTGAGGTGGTCCTTCACGTGCAAATCCTCCGGCCTTATTTATTACATCTATTGTTCCtgaagtggcctcctctacatcggtgagagcAGATGCAAACCAGGGCGACTGCTTcgctgagcacctgtgctccatccaccATGGCAGTTTGGATCTcctggttgctagccattttaattctactcCCCTTTCCCACACCAGCATGTCTGACctctgcctcctctactgtcatggtgaggctaaatgcaaattagaggaacagcacctggtgttctacaacctgacggcatgaactttgaattctccaacttctgataaACTCCTCCCCCCAgtccctttttttttctctctcctcttaatCTACCCTGTTATTTCTACACTTGCCCTGTTATTTCTACACTTgccccggcccccatcaccctgtttcttgccCCTCATCACCCTCTCCATTTTCCCATCACTGACACACtccatccactggtttccccttcCCAACTGTTCCCAGCTGCCCTCCCCATCCCTaatccttgattccatgctccaccttctctcctctcagattccatcattttcagccctttgtcacttccacccatcatctcccagcttctggtgctatttccactctccactcctacatctgcctatcacccctgcTCACttgatccacctattgcctgctaactcctgctccaccccttcccaccacccttttatactggctacctctcctctatccgtccagatgaagggtcttgacctgaaacatcagctgtccatttccctccaaatgtgctgcctgacctactgagtttctccagctttctcTGTGTTGTTTAAAAAGCACATATATGTTGTACAAAAAGACAGAATTACATCTGTGTCTAAAAGCTAAGTTTTCTAGAATAAAAATGTTTGTCTAAGTTGAAATATTAGTTTCTGCGCATTGTAGTTTAGGAAGAATGTCTTGGAGAGAATTTGgatgagatttactaaaatgatacTCAGAATAAGCAGCATCAGTCATGTGAAAAGACAAGCAAAGCTGGCGTTGTTCTCTattaaaacagatggagcaaagcAAATACTTAACGGAGGTGTTCATTCTGATGGGTCTGGCTAAAATAATTCAGGAGAAGCTTTTTTAAGAAATTGACAGATGAATCTGTAATGAAAGGATattgttttaaattacaaagcTTGAGGGAAGAGAGATGAGTAATTTTTAGGCAGCCAGTTGTAAtggtctggatgcatcacaaaaTTAGTTCAAGGAGGTTTCATGgtaatcaaaagggaattggatattaCTGAAAAAGGAGACTTGAGAGCTATAAGGGAAGAGCAGAGCTTGGTGTTCAATTGAAGACCTGACACAAATGTGGAAAAATGGCTCTTGTGTACTGTTTGATTTTATAATCTGCATTCATTAGGCTGTATGAATAGCTGGTGTTATTTCCACATTTTATCTACTTATGAATATGAAAGGATGGATCTTGAAGTTGGAGGTGAAAAACTAACAGGGTAAAGTAATATTTGCTCTGAATTAAGTAGCTCCTAGTCAGTAAAGTAATGGAAAGTTGTTTCATTCCTAGCAGTGAAATCTTTAACTAAAGAAGGACCTGCATTTCTGGTATCCAAGCTGATTGTTGTGCAGTTTTCATTTAATTTGTATTAAAATATTCTTTAAGGCATTTTCAGACACTTTGCCCAGCTGCATATCATTGCT
The window above is part of the Pristis pectinata isolate sPriPec2 chromosome 1, sPriPec2.1.pri, whole genome shotgun sequence genome. Proteins encoded here:
- the LOC127584879 gene encoding glutaminase kidney isoform, mitochondrial-like isoform X3; the encoded protein is MVNAGAIVVTSLIKHGLSNAEKFDYVTQFLNQMAGNEYVGFNNATFQSERETGDRNFAIGYYLKEKKCFPEGSDMTGVLDFYFQLCSIEVTCESASVMAATLANGGICPITGERVLSPEAVRNTLSLMHSCGMYDFSGQFAFHVGLPAKSGVSGGILLVVPNVMGIMCWSPPLDKLGNSVRGIQFCQDLVSLFNFHNYDNLRHFSKKHDPRREGGEVRVKSVINLLFAAYTGDVSALRRFALSAMDMEQRDYDSRTALHVAAAEGHVEVVRFLLEACKVNPFPKDRWGNTPVDEAIHFGHHDIVTILQDYQNQYIPSEDSNNGKEKHSKENIDSMV